The Campylobacter sp. RM16189 genome contains a region encoding:
- the mobC gene encoding plasmid mobilization relaxosome protein MobC, with the protein MENINKDNRKSKVLHVRLSDSEYQSLLLKANIANMNVADYTRSLIAEGDVIYVDKKEIRELNFQLRQIGNNINQIARYINYRRIKDDVPHQEIFTIKDSLKIIAYMTQKTLDAFNVRKHRK; encoded by the coding sequence ATGGAAAATATAAATAAAGATAATAGGAAAAGTAAGGTGCTTCATGTAAGGCTTTCAGATAGCGAATATCAATCGCTTTTGCTAAAGGCGAACATAGCGAACATGAACGTAGCCGACTATACTCGCAGCCTCATAGCCGAGGGCGATGTCATCTATGTCGACAAGAAAGAGATTAGGGAATTAAATTTCCAGTTAAGGCAAATCGGTAATAACATAAACCAGATAGCGCGCTATATCAACTACCGCCGCATAAAAGATGATGTACCACACCAAGAGATTTTCACTATTAAAGACAGCCTAAAAATCATAGCCTATATGACACAAAAAACACTTGATGCTTTCAATGTTCGCAAACATAGAAAATAG